ACCAACGCAGGCGCAGGCGCGGGACCGCGGGTTCCGGCAGCCCCGGAGGCAGCGGGATGTCTTCGGCAACGGGAGGCGCAGGCTCGTCCACTCAGCCCACTCTGTCCGGTCGCTTCTCGCCCAGCAAGAGCTTGGCGAAGCTCTCGTAGCGGTCCGTGTCGATCTCTTCGGCTTCCACCGCGGCCAGGATGGCGCAGCCCGGCTCGCTCAGGTGCTTGCAGCTGCGGAAGCCGCACTGCCCCAGGAACGGCCGGAACTCGGGAAAGCAGCGCGCTAGCGAGCCGTCGGGGATCTCGAAGCTGGCCAGCTCGCGGATGCCGGGCGTGTCCGCGATGAAGCCGCCCCCGGTGAGCGGGTGCAGGGTGGCCACGCGCGTGGTGTGGCGGCCCTTGCCGTGCGCTTCGCTGGTGGCGCCCACGCGCAGGTCGAGGCCCGGCTCGATGCAGTTCACCAGGCTGCTCTTGCCGGCGCCGCTGGGGCCGCTGAACACCGACACGCGCCCCACGAGCGCCGCCCGCAGCGCGGCGATGCCCGGGTCGTCTTCCGTGGCGGTGCTGGTGCGGAAGCTGCGGTAGCCCAGCGACTCGTAGAGCGTGAGCGCGTCGTCGATGTAGTCGTCTTCTTCGATGCGCAGGTCGTGCTTGTTGGCCACCAGGATGGCGTCCACCCCGTTGTGCTCGGCGATGACCAGGTAGCGGTCGATCATGCGCGGCACGAAGGGCGGGGCCTCGTAGGCCATGACGATGACCAGCACGTCCAGGTTGGCGATGAGCACGTCTTCGCGGTGCCCGCCGCGCGCGGGGTGCTGGCGCGAGAACACGGTGCGGCGCGGCAGCACCTCCTCCACGGTGACGCTGCCGTTCTCGGCCTGGGCCACGTGCACCTGGTCGCCGATCACGCACAGGTCCGTGTTCTGCTTCACGCGCTTGAGCCGGCCGCGCAGGCGCGCACGCACCACGCCGGTGGGCAGCAACACGTCGAAGAAGCCCGCGGTGCTGCGCAGCACGATGCCGCGTGCCTGGCCCTCGGGCAGCACGGGGTCCACTTCGGGCGCGCGGCTCACGGCCTGTCCCCGCGCCGGATGAGCAAGGGCACCCCGGAGTTGCCGTGCAGCAGCATGGCCGTGTCGCCGCGCGCGCCGCGGTACGGGGCGCTGGGCATGTCGCTGTTCTTCACGCCGCGCAGCTCCCCGCCCAGCTCGAAGCGGTCGGTGCGCGGGATGGGCGTGTCCTCGATGCCCACCACGGTGACGCGGTCGCCGACGCGCACCACGAGGGTGTGCAGGCCGCGCTCCCGCTCGGGGTGAGTGATGCCGGCCTCGGCCAGGGCGGTGCGGGTGCCGCTCGGCAGCAGCAGCCCGGTGCTGGACTCGGGGCTGGCCAGCAATAGCGGGGCGTCTTCCATGCGCACCACCACGAGCTCGTCCTCATCCGTGCGGATGGCGAAGTCGCACGCCTCGAGGATGCGCACGTGGCGGGCCCGCGAGACCAGCTCGCGCACCACGATGTCCCCGTCGGCGGGCGCCCCGATGCTGATGACCTGGCCCGTCTTGCGGGTGCCCAGCGCCTCCGGAAAGAGCAGCTTCTCGGCCGCCAGCTGACTCTCCTCGTCGGCGGACCAGAGCGCCAGGGTGAGCTGGCTGTCCAGCACGTAGCGGATCATGGCCAGCACGATGAACACGTTGAGCGCAGCGAAGAACGTGACCACGGTACACACGAAGAGCACCACCACCCAGCCCGCCAGCACGGGGCTCATGCTGTGGAGCGACCAGTAGAGCAGCACCAGCACCGGCGACGCGATGAGCGCGTGGCCCACCCAGCGCAGCACCCGCGCCACACCGCCCTGCAGGGTGCCGAAGAAGCCCTTTCGCTGCGCGAGCCAGGCGTGCCCGGGGCCAATCGCCGTTCGCCCGCGGTCCTTGCCGTCCACGCGCGCGGCGAGCCACCACTCGCGGCGGTCGAGGCCAGCTTGGAAACGATGTTGCAGCGCCATGCTGGGCCAGTCCTAGCAGAGTCCGGGGGTCCCGTACTACTCTCGCCGTGTGGGCCGCTTTTTCGTCATCCTCGCCTCCGTCATCGTCACTGGCATCGGGCTGGGCCTGGTTGGGGGCTTCCAGGAGTCGGACGTCCGCATCTTGGGCCTCGCGCCCGTGTGCACCGCTCCCGTGGTGCCCTGCTGGCTCGCCTTCGGGGGCGGCACCGGCGTGCTGGTGGTTGGCCTCGGCGGTGTCGGGGTGGTGGCGCTCACCATCTACGGCGCGGGGGTGCTGTTCGCCACCGGCCAGCTGGCCGTGGGCCTCTTGGCGATCGGGCAAGCGGGGGTAGGGGTCATCGGCTGGATCGGGCAGGTGGGGGCCGGGGCCACCGGCATCGGTCAGCTCATCTTCGGATGGCTGGTGCGTGGCCAGCTCCCCATTGGCGCAGACGGAACCGCCTTCCACGCCATGCTTTTCCGGCAGCTGAAGTCGGCGCTGGGCCCGCTGGGCACGCGCTACGACCTCTCGGCGTGAGGGCGGTTACGCGCTGGAAACAAATTCGCCCGCGTCGGGCGCAATGAAGTAGACGCGTCCACGAAACGCATCGGAAATGTTCGCTGTTTCGCTTGGATATCGCGTAGATAACTTCGTTCGCCATGGATTGACTCGTATCAAAATTCGCATAGCTTCGAGGTGTGAACAGTCATCGCGGTAATCGAAATTCATCGGAAAATTCGCATAATCTTCCGCTGTGCGCGGGAATTCGCGAGACCATTTTAGTCGTCGGAAACGGGATGGTCAGTCAGCGATTCTGCGCGAAGATGCGCGAGCTGGTGAACGTGGATCAGGCGCGGATCATCGTGATCGGTGAGGAAACGTGGCCCGCTTACGACCGCGTGCAGCTCACCAAGTACTTCGAGCTGATGAGCGCTGAGCCTCTGCTCCTGGCCACGCGCGCCTGGTACAAGCAGCACGACATCGAGCTGCGCACGGGGATCAAGGTGGCGAGCGTGGATCTCGCGGCGCGCGAGGTGGTCACCAGCGAGGGCGAGCGCTGCGTCTTCGACCGGCTGGTGCTGGCCACCGGCTCCGCGCCCTTCGTGCCGCCCGTCCCGGGCATCGAGCGCGAGGGCGTGTTCGTGTACCGGACCCTCGACGATCTGGACGCGATCCGGGCCTACGCCGACAAGGCCAAGCGCTGCGCCGTGCTGGGCGGCGGCCTGCTGGGCCTCGAGGCGGCCCGGGCGGTGCAGGAGTGCGGCGTCGAGGCGCACGTCATCGAGCTGGCGCCGCGCCTGATGCCTCGCCAGATCGACGCCATCGGCGGCCGCCTGCTGAAGCGCGCCATCGAGCGCCTGGGCGTTCAGGTGCACGTGGGCTGCGGCACGCGCGAAGTGCTGGGCGACCCGGCCGTCACCGGTCTGGCCACCAGCGAGGCCGACCTGCCGTTCGACATGGTGGTGGTGTCCGCCGGCATCCGCCCGCGCGACGAGCTGGCGCGCGCCGCCGGCATCGGAGTGGGCGAGCGCGGCGGCATCGTGGTGGACGACACGCTCGCCACCAGCGCCCCGGGCGTGTACGCCATCGGCGAGTGCGCGTTGCACCGAGGCATGATCTACGGCCTGGTGGCGCCGGGCTACGAGATGGCCGAGGCGCTGGCGCGCTCTCTCGCGGGCGAAGCAGGGGCTCGCTTCGAGGGTGCAGATCTCAGCTGCAAGCTCAAGCTCATGGGCGTGGACGTGGCCAGCTTCGGTGACGCGTTCGCGGACGAGCGGGACGACAGCGCTCAAGTGGTGGCGTTCCAAGACTTCACCGCCGGCGTCTACAAGAAGCTCATCATGGACGCGGCCGGGAAGCGCGTGCTGGGCGGCATGCTGCTGGGGGACGCCTCGGCGTTCTCCACGCTGTCGCACTACGCTCGCACCGGCGAGGCCATCCCCGGCACCCCGGAGGGCCTCCTGCTGGGCGAGCGGGGCGAAGCGGCCGGCGGAGGTGGCCTCGCGGCGCTGCCCGACGCGGCCCAGGTCTGCTCGTGCAACAACGTCAGCA
This portion of the Sandaracinaceae bacterium genome encodes:
- the rsgA gene encoding ribosome small subunit-dependent GTPase A, with amino-acid sequence MLRSTAGFFDVLLPTGVVRARLRGRLKRVKQNTDLCVIGDQVHVAQAENGSVTVEEVLPRRTVFSRQHPARGGHREDVLIANLDVLVIVMAYEAPPFVPRMIDRYLVIAEHNGVDAILVANKHDLRIEEDDYIDDALTLYESLGYRSFRTSTATEDDPGIAALRAALVGRVSVFSGPSGAGKSSLVNCIEPGLDLRVGATSEAHGKGRHTTRVATLHPLTGGGFIADTPGIRELASFEIPDGSLARCFPEFRPFLGQCGFRSCKHLSEPGCAILAAVEAEEIDTDRYESFAKLLLGEKRPDRVG